Proteins found in one Oscillatoria nigro-viridis PCC 7112 genomic segment:
- a CDS encoding iron uptake porin produces the protein MKLLFQSILSSCLLFGGSLIHPSLVESAIAQDTLQGQVTSVNQLADVQPTDWAFAALQALVDRYDCMVGSPNQLFQGNRAITRYEFAAGLNACLDRLNQLLASATVDLAERENLQTLQRLQAEFASELSILRGQVDSLETRTTRLESQLFSPTTKLTGEVVFAVSGAFGSDIAVPAGDTPGSRGEIGDTIIFSGRARLISDTSFTGQDLLRIRFQAGNIPNFRAATGTNMARLSFDGNTDNQFILNQLYYQFPIGSDTRVTAIAQGTLFDVVDTINPLLGSDGRGSISAFGVRSPIYREETGGTGVGINHNFNSAINLTLVYLASNANNPTAGAGLFDGSYSALAQLTLKPTESLSLGLTYARSLNSIDIGTSSAITNDPFNGNSTSIVGDSYSLTASWLVNPAFRLGGWIGYLRASAQDLSNAPTAEIFYYAVNFGFPDLGKEGNLLGFVFGQPPRVISNQFGVIDLSTSLHFEIFYRFQMNYHLSITPGVIVITNPEHNSNNDTIFVGIIRMTFQF, from the coding sequence ATGAAACTTCTCTTTCAGTCGATTCTCTCATCGTGTCTGCTCTTTGGAGGCTCTCTGATTCACCCATCCCTGGTTGAGTCTGCCATTGCCCAGGATACCTTGCAAGGTCAAGTCACCTCTGTGAATCAACTGGCTGATGTGCAACCTACCGATTGGGCATTTGCAGCATTACAAGCCTTAGTCGATCGCTACGACTGTATGGTTGGTTCTCCAAATCAACTATTTCAGGGCAATCGAGCCATTACTCGTTATGAGTTTGCTGCTGGGCTAAATGCTTGTCTAGATCGGCTAAATCAGCTACTAGCCAGTGCAACAGTAGATCTGGCGGAAAGAGAAAATCTACAAACACTACAAAGACTTCAAGCGGAATTTGCATCAGAACTCTCAATATTGCGTGGACAGGTAGATTCCTTAGAAACCCGCACAACTCGATTAGAGTCTCAGCTATTCTCCCCTACAACAAAATTGACTGGAGAGGTCGTTTTTGCTGTGAGCGGTGCATTTGGTAGTGATATAGCTGTACCAGCAGGAGACACACCTGGTTCTAGGGGTGAGATCGGTGACACTATCATTTTTAGCGGTCGTGCGCGGTTGATCTCGGACACCAGTTTTACGGGGCAAGATTTACTGAGAATTCGATTTCAGGCTGGTAATATTCCAAACTTTAGAGCAGCCACAGGAACCAATATGGCTCGCCTAAGTTTTGATGGTAATACAGACAATCAGTTCATTCTCAATCAACTTTATTATCAATTTCCCATCGGGTCAGATACTAGGGTGACTGCGATCGCCCAGGGCACTTTGTTTGATGTGGTTGATACGATTAACCCTCTATTGGGAAGTGATGGCAGAGGTTCGATTTCCGCATTTGGGGTGCGTAGCCCTATCTATCGTGAAGAAACAGGTGGGACAGGTGTTGGTATCAACCATAACTTTAACTCAGCCATCAATTTGACACTGGTTTATCTTGCTAGTAACGCCAACAACCCGACTGCGGGAGCTGGATTATTTGATGGTTCTTACTCTGCCTTAGCACAACTGACACTCAAACCCACAGAATCCTTAAGTTTGGGCTTAACCTATGCTCGTTCTTTGAATTCGATTGATATTGGTACAAGTAGTGCCATTACCAATGATCCGTTTAATGGAAACAGTACCAGCATTGTTGGGGATAGCTATAGTCTTACGGCTTCCTGGCTCGTTAACCCTGCTTTCAGATTGGGAGGATGGATAGGATATCTCCGGGCATCGGCGCAAGACCTCTCCAATGCTCCTACTGCTGAGATTTTTTACTACGCAGTTAATTTTGGATTTCCAGATTTGGGTAAGGAAGGAAACTTATTAGGTTTTGTTTTTGGACAACCGCCTAGAGTGATCAGCAATCAGTTTGGAGTAATCGATCTTAGCACCTCATTGCACTTTGAAATCTTCTACCGGTTTCAAATGAACTACCATCTCTCAATCACTCCTGGTGTAATCGTCATTACCAACCCTGAACACAACAGCAATAATGACACGATTTTTGTTGGCATTATTCGGATGACGTTTCAGTTTTAG
- the ycaC gene encoding isochorismate family cysteine hydrolase YcaC: protein MSTFKYNRLDKNNAAVLLVDHQTGLFSLVRDIGAADFKNNVLALASIAKFFNLPTVLTTSFEDGPNGVILSELKEKFPDAPFIPRPGQINAWDNEEFVKAVEATGKKQLIIAGIVTDVCVTFCALSALEAGYDVFVVTDASGTFDEACRDAAWDRMSRAGAQLVNWFSVVCELHRDWRNDIEGLGNLLAEFIPDYKNLMTSYAATSNAGSANRERLMTRV from the coding sequence ATGTCTACATTCAAGTACAATCGTCTAGACAAGAATAATGCTGCGGTTTTACTGGTGGATCACCAAACTGGACTATTCTCGCTTGTGCGGGATATTGGTGCTGCTGACTTCAAAAATAATGTCCTAGCGCTAGCAAGTATAGCCAAGTTTTTCAACCTGCCTACTGTTTTGACTACTAGCTTTGAGGACGGTCCCAATGGAGTCATCCTGTCGGAACTGAAGGAGAAGTTTCCTGATGCTCCCTTCATTCCGCGCCCCGGACAGATCAACGCTTGGGACAATGAGGAATTTGTTAAAGCCGTAGAAGCAACGGGTAAGAAGCAATTGATTATTGCCGGAATTGTCACGGATGTCTGTGTCACTTTTTGCGCGCTTTCAGCATTGGAGGCAGGGTATGACGTTTTTGTTGTCACTGATGCCTCTGGCACCTTCGATGAAGCCTGCCGCGATGCAGCTTGGGATCGGATGTCTCGTGCTGGCGCTCAGTTGGTCAATTGGTTTAGCGTTGTTTGTGAATTGCACCGTGATTGGCGTAACGATATTGAAGGGCTAGGTAATCTCCTTGCAGAGTTTATTCCTGACTACAAAAACCTAATGACGAGCTATGCAGCAACATCAAATGCTGGCTCTGCCAATCGTGAACGCCTCATGACTCGTGTGTAA